The following DNA comes from Nitrospirota bacterium.
AGGCCGTGAAAGCAACGCCTTCCGTACAGCATATCATTGTCTTTAAAAGAACGAAAAACCCGATTCAAATGGCGGAAGGCAGAGACCATGACTGGAATGACCTCATGGCCGGCGTTTCGGATGTCTGTCCTCCTGAAAAACTCGACTCGGAGCATCCCCTTTTTATCCTTTATACCAGCGGGACAACGGGAAAGCCGAAGGGCGTTGTTCATTCTACGGGAGGATACCTCCTCGGCGCCCATATCACCAGCAAATGGGTGTTTGATTTAAAGGATGAAGACACCTATTGGTGCACAGCGGATATTGGCTGGGTTACCGGCCATAGCTATATCGTGTACGGCCCTTTGTCCAACGGAGCGACCAGCGTCATGTACGAAGGGGCTCCAACCTATCCCCAACCCGACCGTTTATGGGAAATCATTGACAAATACAAAATCAACATCTTTTATACGGCGCCCACGGCGATCCGCGCTTTGATTAAAAACGGAGACGAATGGCCCCTAAAACATGATTTAGGAAGTCTCCGACTCCTTGGAACCGTTGGGGAGCCGATCAATCCGGAGGCCTGGATATGGTACCACACCATCATCGGTAAAAAGAAATGCCCGATCGTTGATACCTGGTGGCAAACAGAAACAGGATCTATTTTGATCACGCCTCTTCCAGGGGCAATCCCCACCAAACCAGGATCTGCAACGCTTCCATTACCCGGAATTATGGCAGATGTGGTCAATAAAGAAGGGAAACCGGTCGGTCCGAATCAGGGAGGGTATCTGGTCATTAAAAAACCCTGGCCCAGCATGATGAGAACGATTTATAAAGATCCGGAAAGATTTAAAAAACAATACTGGACGCAGTTTAAAGGAATGTATTTCACAGGGGATGGCGCAAGAAAAGACAAAGATGGTTATTTTTGGGTCATGGGCCGGGTGGACGACGTGATCAATGTGGCCGGACACCGGCTCGGCACCATGGAAATCGAGAGCGCTCTGGTCAGTCATCAGAGTGTCGCGGAGGCTTCTGTCGTAGGCCGGCCGGACGAAATCAAAGGTACTGCCATTGTGGCCTTTGTAACCTTAAAAGGGAAATTGGACGGCTCGGACGAATTGAGGGACGACCTCCGCCGACACGTCGTTAAAGAAATCGGAGCGATTGCCAGACCCGATGAGATACGCTTTACAGAAAACCTTCCTAAAACCCGCAGTGGAAAAATCATGCGGAGGCTCCTCAGGGACATTGCCGCCCATAACCAGACGATTGGAGATACTTCAACTTTAGAAGATATTTCGGTGTTGGCAAAACTGAGAGACGATGAAGAATAAAGATAAAACATTAAATCTTGATTTGGCTCCTATCGAACGAAGAAACATCCTCGTCTCCGGAAAGGTCCAGGGCGTGGGGTACCGAAAGTTTGTTGTTGGCCATGCGGTGAAATTAAGCCTCACAGGTTTTTGCAAAAACCTCCCTTCGGGAGAAGTCGAGGTTGAAGCTGAAGGCCCTTCTGAAAAGATTCAAGAACTTGTCAGACATCTGCATCAGGGCCCTCCCGGAGGGGAGGTCGAAAAGGTCATTGTCTCATCTGCCCTTACCCTGAAACACAACGCTGATTTTACCATCGCCTATTAGGGGTATGCATTTTGATTGCGAACTGTCCCATTAAATACTATAATTCAATTCGTATCGACATCTTACCGGCTCCAAAAGGAAAATCTGAATGAAATTACAGGGAAAGATCGTCCTCGTAACCGGCGGGGGAAGAGGAATCGGGAAAGCAACAGCCAGGTGTTTTGCAAGAGAGGGCGCCAAAGTCGTCATTTGTTCGAGATCCGGGATGGAATTAAAGGAAACCGAAAAGGAAATTAAAAATGAGGGACATGACGTCCTGATTCATGTAGCCGACATTACTTCGATTCGGGAGGTTCAGCGGCTTTTTAAGACCATAAAATCCTATTATGGCTATGTCGATATCTTAATCAACAATGCTTCAATTCTCGGTCCGAAAACTGAAATCATTTCTTATCCTTATCAAGAGTGGCTTAAAGTCATTGACGTCAATCTAAATGGGATGTTTAATGTCACCCAATCGGCCTTAAAACAGATGGTGTTAAAAAATGGCGGCTGCATCATTAACATCTCCTCTGGAGTCGGCAGACAGGGAAAACCACACTGGGGAGCTTACGCCGTTTCCAAATTCGGAGTGGAGGGTTTGACCCAGGTGCTGGCGCCCGAAGTGTCTCAATATCATATCCGGGTCATGTCGTTGAATCCCGGTCCTACCCGCACTCAAATGAGAGCTGCAGCCTGCCCGGATGAGGACCCGCAAACAGTTCCTCCTCCGGAAAAGATCGCAGAAACCTGTTTATACCTGGCGACCTCCACAGATATTTCTGACTCCGGGAAATCATTTGATTCACGGGAACTTTTCGATAAGATCTCCCGCTAAAGATGAAAGCCGTCGTTCTTTACCAGCCTGGCGGTCCTGAAAAATTAACGTATACGGATTATCCCACCCCTTCCGTCTCATCCGGCGAAATCCTCATAAAAGTCAAGGCCTGCTCAATTAACCATCTTGATCTTTGGATACGAAACGGTCTCTCCGCTTACAAAACCGTTTTTCCGCATATCCTCGGATCAGATATTTCCGGCGTCGTCGACACGGCGGGATCAGACGTTAAAGAATTCTCCCGGGGAACACCCGTAATCGTTTCTCCAAACTTCGGATGCTTTAAATGTCCCTATTGTTTATCCGGAAAAGATAACCAATGCAATGATTTTAAGATTGTGGGAGCCAGCCTTCCGGGCGGTTATGCGGAATTTATTAAAGTCCCCGTTCAACATCTCCTGAGAGCTCCCGAGAATCTTTCTTTTGAAGAATCCGCGGCCTTCCCTTTAACCTTTTTAACCGCATGGCATATGGTCGTTACAAAAGGGAATTTACAGGCCGGTCAAACGATTCTAATTTTAGGAGGAGGAAGCGGCATCGGGTCCGCGGCAATTCAAATTTCAAAATTGCTGGGCGCAAATATTGTCGCTACGGCGGGATCGCCCGAAAAACTTGAAAAAGCAAAGGAATTAGGCGCAAATTGGGTCATCAATCATGAAACAGAAAATATTCTCGAAAGGGTCAGGCAGATAACGCGTAGCGAAGGCGTCGATTTAGTTTTTGAACATGTCGGACCTAAAACCTGGAAACAGAGCATTGCCTCCCTGAAAAAAGGGGGACGGCTCGTCACCTGCGGTTCGACTACCGGTCCTGCCACCGAATTGGATCTCCGGTTTATTTTCTCCCGCCATTTATCCATCCTGGGATCATCCCTTGGAACGCGAGCGGAACTTATGACAATTGTTAAACTGATGGAGCAAAAGAAACTGCATCCCGTCATTGACCGGACCTACCCTTTAAACGAAGCCTCTAAAGCCCATGAACGAATCGAATCGCGGCATTTTTTCGGAAAAATCGTCCTTATACCTTAAAAAATCCTCCCTGAGAAAAACTCTACCCGATCAGGCCTCCGAGGCGGCCAAATTGGGTTTCTTTATAACTCATGCCGGTTTAAAAGGTGTAAGCCACTGCTAGATTATAGTGGTTATCATCGCCGCTTGATAGATTCTTATAATCTGTTTTGATATTATTATACTCTATCCCCGATGAAAGCTTGGGTCCTAACTTCCAGATCAGGTTAGCCGTCAGCGTTTGATTTTTCGAACGGTCACCGTTGTTCAATTGAGCGCTTTCAGGTCGATCTATTCCGTACGCCAGATTTAAATTGATCGACGGAAAGGGTGTAAATGAGAGCTGACTCCAGCCGCCATTCGAAGAGATCTCACTAAAAGTCGTCGGGTTGACCCCTTGCAGAACTCCTCCTAAAAACTGATCTAAATTTTTTCCGGTAAACGCCTCACCTGTCAGGGTAACCGGTCCCAAAGGAAGGGTTAAATCAAGAACTGCGGCGCTGGTCTCCAGAGTTGTTCCACTACCGGTATTTTCATTTCCGCAGTGGCCTGAAACGCCTAACGTCGCAGGTTGATTCATGGCATTCACGGAAAGCGCTATCCTTCCCTGATAAAAGGGATGGGTGGTCTGTTCCCCATATCCGGAAATATCCAATTGTTGTGATCCATTGTTCGTCCAGTTATCACCGGCCATCGGTCTCAGAATTCCTGCGGTCACCAATATTTTTCCGAAATCGTTGAAGGTTATTTTTTGGTCCACTCGAATCTGCGGCATCCGGTTCCATAGATTACCGGAAGAAGAAAGCGGCGCGATCGCGACGTGGGCCAGAGACGTCGGGTTTAACGGGGCGAGAATGATCCAATCCTGTCCGACGGTCACACTGGCACCGGACCAGTCCATTTTAGCATAGGCCAGGCGCAACCGAGGCTGAGGTTGAGCCCCCGCGAAGGTGGAATTAGGGAAATTTCCAAGAAAATCGATTTCAAGAACGGCGCTGGTCTTTGCGTTCCCTAAAACCTCATCGAGGTTTGGTCCCGTTGCTTTAAGAGTAAGCCTTGATTGACGGACCGTTCCTCCGAATGTTCCCGTCGAGGCCGCCGGTTTGCTGTCGGACGTGGCAAAGTTGGGAATATCCGTATTATTAACCCCGGAATCATTATCATAGGTATTGCTTAAAATAAAACCTCCCAGATTAATTGCGCTTTCCTCCGCTTGTGCCAAAAGAACTGAAACAGTAAAATACGCAAAAAACAGGGTAAAATAAAGAAACAGCAAACGGACGTTCATTTTCATCGGATAATCTCCTTAAACGTTAGAATGAATAAAGGGGCCGGGTTGAAATCAATTTGGCAAAGGATTGTTTGAGTCTTAGTGACGTTCATACAAAAATTTCAGAATAGGTTTTTTCAAAGATTGATAGGAAGATAATTCCATAACGGCCAAGCGAGCGCGACATTCTCATACACCGTAAGCCATGGAAGGAGCGCATGGCTTTGAAAAACTACCCCCCTGTCCGGACCCGGTTCTCTTATTTCTTTTCCCTCCAAAATAACCCCGCCAGAAGTCGGAGAGATCAGCCCGGCGGCAATGGAAAGAAGCGTGCTTTTACCGCACCCGGAATGACCGATCAGGGTGACAAACTCTCCTGAATCGATCTTGAGATTAACATTTTTTAATGCTTGATACTCCCCCCCTTTTGTTCGAAAAGTTTTAGACACCATGCTGATTTCCAGCAGAGGATGAAGTAAAGAAGGTTGATTGGCCGGTTGGGTCAACCTACTTTCTGTCGCAGGAAAAGATTCGAATAAAGCGTGCACACGACCTCCTAAGTGATATATTCATATCTTTTGGCAAGGGTTGAAATCAAGAAGTCCAGGATCAGTCCGGTTCCTCCGATAATCAGAATGGCCAGAATAATGTGTTCAAGACTCAGGTTGTTCCACTCATCCCAGATAAAAAATCCGATCCCGGTTCCTCCGGTCAGCATTTCGGCTGCGACAATCACCAGCCACGCGACGCCAAGACCCACTTTTAAACCGGTAAAAATATGAGGCAGCGTTGCCGGAAATAAGATTTTCCAAAGCGTTTGCCATTTTGAAAGTCTGAGAATTCGGGCCACAGCCAAATGGTCCCGATTAATTTGCGAAACGCCAAAAGCCGTATTAATCGTAACAGGCCATATCGCTGTGATAAAAATAACGAAAATAGCCGCCAGACTGGCCCCTTTAAAGGTTGCAAGGCCGATCGGCAGCCACGCAAGGGGAGAAACGGGCCGAAGAATCTGAATTAAAGGATTTAACGCCGCGAGAAATTTAGGAGATGACCCAATCAAAAAACCAAGCGGAACACCGACCAGGGCGGCCAATCCAAATCCGGTTAACACCCGCGTCAGACTCGCCAGGAGATGCCATCCTATCCCTTTGTTGTTGGGACCCGAATCAAGAAAAGGATGAATCATTAATGTCCAGCTCCTGGTAAATGTTTTAATGGGATCGGGAAGAAAGGAACCTCCGAGATGACTGATACCTGCCCAAATTCCAGCCACCACAATAAAAGTGACGGCGGGAAGAATGACTTTATCTGATAACGAAATCGGTTTCATGACGTTCTCCTGATCGGAAATTTTTTCAAATAATCCTCGGGACGGGCGGGATCAAACTCAATGCCGTCAAAAAGAATCTCTTTCCGACCCTCTTCTTTTGGAACAGGAATTCCCAGAGTTTTTGCGGCCTCTCGATAGAGATCGGTCCGGTTGACTGAATCAACGACTTTTTTATAATCAATCGGCTTATCAATAAATCCCCACCGCCGGTCCTGAGTCAGAAACCAGATAGCATGGGACTTCCAGGGAAAGTTGACTTCACCGTTTATATAAAATTTCATGTAGTCAGGATCAACCTCTTTCCTGCCGTCTCCATAATCGTATTGGCCCTGCAACCGGCCGAGAACGACTTCTAACGGCGCATTGACATACTCCTTCCGGGAAATCACTTCGGCGATATGAGGACGGTTCTCCATTTTGTCACAGTATCGTGAAGCTTCAAGAACAGCCATGATGAGTGCTTTAACGGTTTTTGAATTTTTTTCCGCGAATTCCCGAGTCATGCCAAGAACTTTTTCCGGGTGATTTTTCCATATCTGCTGGGTAGTGATCACGGTAAAACCAATATCATCCGCAACCGCTCTTGCGTTCCAGGGCTCTCCCACGCAATATCCATCCATGTTTCCTATTTTCATGTTGGCTACCATCTGCGGAGGCGGGATGGTAATCATTTTAACATCCTGATCGGGATCGATTCCGCCGGAGGCCAGCCAGTAACGAATCCACATCGCATGTGTCCCAGACGGAAAGGTATTGGCAAACGTATAAGTTTTTTTCCCTTTATCCTCGTCGATCACTTTCTTTAAATCCTTTGCTGTTTTTACTCCTCTTTTTTTAAGTTCGTTGCTCAAAGTAATCGCCTGGCCATTTTGATTTAACCCCATGAGAATTGCCATCGGTTTTATCTTGCCTTCCGCCCCGGTGATTCCGAGAGTAGACGCGTAAGGCATTCCATAAAGAATATGGGACGCGGATAGATCCCCAACGGTGAGTTTATCTCTCACGGCCGCCCAGGAAGCTTCTTTGGATATCTCCACCTCCAAACCATATTTTTTATAGAGGCCCAGTTCACCGGCCATCACCACCGAAGCGCAATCGGTCAAAGGAATGAAACCGATTTTTAATTTGGTGATTTCCGGCGTATCTCCCGTGCCCGCAAAAACACCTCTTGATAATGAGGGGAGGCCTGAAAGCAATATTCCCAGGGCGCTCATTCCGGTGGTTTTGATAAAATCACGCCGGCTTATGCCGGATTTTTTTTCTCAGGCATAACCATCTCCTCATCTCAAGATTTAAGGTTTTTAGCGGCTCTTGGAGACACCCATTCCCCTTCTTTAATATTCCATGGATTCCAGATTTCTAACCATGCCCGAAGCAGATCATGACGGGTAATATTTCCAACGAAACAACCTTCTTTTAAAACCGGAAGACGGAGGAGGTGCTGGGATTCCATGATTTCAACGGCCTCCGTTAGGGAGGTTTCACTGGTAATAATGGGCGGTGGAGGTGACATCATTTCCTCTGCCAGAATTTGCTTAAGGTCTTGACCGGCCTTAAGGGCCTTTAATAAATCGATTTCAGTAATTTTTCCAATGACCCTCATTTCGGAGTCGAGTACAGATAGCCCTTGAAAACCTGTTTGAAGGAGTTTAACGGCCGCCTCGTAAGCGATTGTTCCCTCCGATACCGATAGGGTATTCGTGATCCTAACCTCCCCCACAGTTTTAAAAACAGTTTCCATGATTTTTCCTCCCTATTTAAGTTTCTTAAGATTTCATTTATGATGAGTTGCAACTTATATGCCAACTAAAAAAAACCGGAAAAACCGTTAAAAACAGGTTTCTTTAGTAACGAAAGCACCCACACTAACAAAATTGTCTTGTCTTTAATTCGGAATTGTATGAAAAACGTTGCGCAGGGAAACACATCACTAAACAGATTGAAATGATTTGGCAAATAAAAACGCGATCTGCCGCGGCTATTCTTACTTTTAACCGTAAGCTAATGCGTTTGAATTTATGGTGTGATATAACCTGGAATAAATTTTGCTTTTAAATATAGAAAAAGGGAATCATCCATATGATCGTCGGAATGCTGATATCAAAATTAAAAATACCAGGCTAAAAATCGAAAGGAATCAAGGAAACTTTAGCCCCGTCCTCTAATTTTTCAAGGTGTTCAGGGAGGTCCATTAAACAATTCGCTTCGACCATGGAATGAATCAGGTGAGATCCCTGTTCTCCGGTTGTTTTAACCCTCCATTCATGGCCCTCAGAGAAAACAAGCCCTCTTAAAAAGGTCCGCAACCCTTTCTTTTTTCTGATTTCATGAGTGAGTCTGGCATTAAAGGGCGCCGGAAAATATTTAGCCGCGCCTCCCATTTTTTTCAAAAACGGCTCCACGAGAAGCTTGAAGGTCACCATGCAGGAAACCGGATTCCCCGGAAGTCCAAAAAAAGGTTTCCCATTGAATTCCCCAAAAGCAAATGGAGCCCCGGGTCTCATGGCTACCCGCCAAAAGTTCATCTTTCCATGGGTTGTCAGCACCTCTTTGACATAATCAAAATCCCCCATTGAAACGCCCCCGGAGATTACAAGAATATCCGCTGAACTTCCCTCCTGAATCTTTCGCAACAGCGCGTCTTTGGAATCCGGAGAAACCCCCAGAAAAAGGGGCTCGCCGCCGGCTTCTAAAACCTGAGCGCAAAGGGCATGGCCGTTTGAATTGTAGATTTTATTTTCAGCTCTGGGTTCGTTTAATTCGGCCAATTCATCGCCGGTAGAGAGAACCGCGACTTTCGGCTTTTTAAAAACAGAGACGGACCCTTTCCCTAAAGAGGCCAGCATGGCGATTTCCGCGGGACGGATTTTCTTTCCTTGATTTAAAATGACTTCCCCTTTGCGAAAATCCTCCCCTTTACGACGAATATGATCCCCTTTTCCGCCGATCTTTTGAATCAGAACCTTCTCTCCTGTTTTGTCGGTCACCTCCACGGGAACCACAGTATCGGCCCCAAACGGCACCTGTGCGCCGGTCATAATTTTTGCGCACTCCCCTTTTGAAAGCGGAAATCGAGGCGTATGCCCCGCGGGGATGACTTCAACGATTTTTAACGACGCCGGATTTCCCGTTAGGACAGACCGAATGTCTTCCCACTGGAGGGCATATCCATCCATGGCCGAATTGTCCCAGGGAGGTTGATCATGCAAAGCCAGGATATCGTTTGCCAGAATTCGCCCGAGAGCGGACTGGAGCAAACATTCCTCCGGAGCAGTTCTCAGATTATTTTGAAGAATCCGGGCTAAAGCTTCGTCAACCGATATCATGCTGGCCCATCTCCAGGAATCGATTTAACTCTTCTGGCGTATTCACATTGACGAGACTTAAGAGGTTTGGATCTAAAGGCTTGATTTCGTCCGCCCCTATTTCAAGGGTCCTGATCCGTCCAAGAAAATCCATCATTTTAACCTCCCCTGTTTGGAGGCGTGTTTCCATCCGGGAAAGAACTCCTTTAGAATAAACACCGTGAAGGGGATGTAAACCGTCCGGGGTTTTCAGGACCACCGCGTCAAAACCCTTAAGTTTTTCGGTTAAAAACTGAATAACCTTTGGATTTAAGAACGGCATATCGCATGCCGCCGCAAAGACGGGGCCTTTTGAATAAAAAAGTCCCGTATAAATACCCCCTAAAGGGCCCCCGTTCGGATATCGATCGGTAAAAACCGGGATTTCAAAAGAAAGATAAGGCTCTCTCGTTTTAGCAATGATAAACCTTTCTTTAAAAAGGGGTTTTAAGGTATCAAGAGTCCGTTGAATAAGACTTTTTCCTTTAAATTCAATAAAAGCCTTATCCCTTCCCATCCGGAGGCTTTCACCTCCAGCCAGCACAATTGCGGTGTTAACCATTTTATTTCTTCGCTAAAAATTTTGGGGCCCGTGTAGATAAATACTGAAACCCTATGTCTGCTGTGAAACCGCTCCCAAAGCAAGCTCGGAGGCTCGGCCAAGCAAAGCCTGTTCCTCGCTTAATTATTTTTTTAATCATAACTTAAAAAATGGCGATGGGAAAGAAGAAAGGAGGGGGTCTAACTCTTTAAATAAATTTCTCCATTTTTAAGGACAACTTCATAGGTCCTCACTTTTTCATATTCGTTCTTTACGCAACCCGTCTTTAAATTAACCTTGCGGTAATGCAAGGGGCAGACCACTTCTTCTCCAAGGATTAACCCGTCAGAGAGAGGCCCTCCAAGATGCGGACACAAATTTGAAATTGCGAAAATTTTATTTCCGAGATTAAATACCCCAACCGCTTCTCCATTAAGAAAGTATCTTCGCCCTTCCCCTTGAGGAATATCCTGGCAGTTGCCAACCTTAATCAGTCTTTCCACCTGACACCAATTCTTTAAATTGATAGGGGTGTACCGGCCTCTGACTCTCCGTTTTCCAGGGATCGACGACCGCTTCTTTTGAAAGCCTGAAATGTTCTAAAAGCTCGGAGGGCCGTGGAGACTCCGAATCAAAAAGCTCCTGTCTTATTTTTTCTATCCCGACGCGAATGGCAAAATCGTAGGTCCTCTCAAGATAGTTCCCCTCCTCCCGGTAATATTGTAAAAAAAGAGTTGCGGCTCTGATCGCTTCTTCACCCGTTTTAACGGCGATCAGCAAATCCCCTTTTCGAACCGTCATCCCCGCCGCGCCGCCGACGTAAATTTCCCAACCGGTCTGGATTGCCACGATGCCAATGTCTTTCACATAGGATTCCGCGCAATTCCGGGGACACCCGGATACCGCCATTTTAACCTTATGGGGGGTGTAAAGCCCTTCAAACAGCTTTTCCATTTCAATCCCGAGAGAAGTCGAATCCTGGACCCCAAAACGGCAAAACTCGGTCCCGACACAGGTTTTTACCGTCCTGATTGCTTTGGCATAAGCATGTCCCGACGGCATTCCAAGATCGGCCCAAATGAGCGGGAGCTGGTCTTTCTTAACGCCGAGGAGATCGATCCTCTGTCCGCCGGTTAATTTCACCATAGGGACTTCGTATTTGTCAGCCACGTCAGCAATTCGGCGCAACTCAGAGGAAGACGTTACCCCGCCGTAAATCCTCGGAACCACCGAAAAGGTACCGTCCTTCTGGATATTGGCATGAACCCGATCGTTAATATATCTGGCGTTTCGCTCCTCTTTGTGACGCTCCAGCCAGATTTCAGACAAAAGATAACTCAATCCGGGCTTGCAATAGGCGCACCCCACGCCGTTTCCCAACCGGGTTAAAACCTCTGAAGGGGCCCTTAACTCCATTTCGCGGATCTGACTCACGAGTTCCTTTCTTGACAGGATAAAACAGGGACAAAAGAAATCCTGTTTTTTGCCTACCGCCACATATTCCCCTCCCAAGACCTCTTGAAGAATTTGGTCAACCAGCGGTCCACAGCTTTTGCAGGAGGTACAGGCTTTCGTTTTTTCGCCAACCCCCTCCCGGGTCGTTAATTCATACTCTTTAACGGCACAGACAATCGTCTTTTTGGTTACCCCCATGCATCCGCAAATGGTGTCGTTATCTCCCAAAACCATCTGCGCCTGACTACCGGGTGTAGTTTCACCTAATAAAAGGGTCCTCCGGAAGAGCGTGACATCGGTCTGATTTTTAACCAGTTGAAGCAGACGGCCTCCATCGTTGATATCTCCCAGCAAAATTGCCCCAACGATCCGATTCCCCTGCAATACAATTTTTTTATATAAAGAAATCCCCCTGTCTGAATAGGTCAGTGACTCACATCCCGGGCCCGTCCCCATAAAATTACCCATGGAAACCAGGTCAATTCCAGCCACCTTTAAGGTGGTGGCCACCACCGATCCTTCATAATTCTGAGCCGGTTTTCCAATCAGGGTATTGGCCGCCACTCGCGCCTGTTCATATAAAGGGGCAACGATTCCATAGGTTTTTCCCCGATGTTCAACACATTCTCCCACCGCGTAGACTCCGGGATGGCTGGTTTCCATCGCGTCATTAACGATGATCCCCCGGTTCGTTTTAATCCCCGCCATTTTTGCCAATTCGATATTCGGCCGAATGCCGGTCGAAATGACCACCATGTCTGCTTCGTACGCTTTTCCGTTTGAAAATTCGACCCCTTCGACGGTACCGTTGCCGATAATTTCCGTTGCTGAATGATTTAAATGAACCGTCATCCCTAAATGTTCAATCTCCTTCTTTAGGATTAATCCGGCTTCATCATCCAGTTGCAGTTCCATTAACCGGTCAACCAGGTGAAAAATGGTGACGTTCAGTCCCCGTTGAACCAGCGCTCTCCCCGCTTCGAGCCCCAGCAACCCTCCCCCGATTACGGCGACTCTTCTGGACTGTTTCGAAAATTCAATCATTCCCTCCGTGTCCTCCATATTCCGGTAGGCAAAGACGCCCCTTTTTTCGACCCCTTTGACGGGTGGAATAAAGGGATGACTCCCCGTGGCGATGAGAAGTTTGTCATAAGGGGTAACTCTACCTTCATCGTCCTGGAGGGTTTTGGCCGTGGGATCAATGGCGGTCACTTTTTTGTTCAGATGGAGATGAATATGGTTTTTGAAGTACCACTCCATGCTATTTAAATAGGTCTCTTCGGGCTTTATTTTACCGGAGAGGATATCG
Coding sequences within:
- a CDS encoding molybdenum cofactor guanylyltransferase; this encodes MVNTAIVLAGGESLRMGRDKAFIEFKGKSLIQRTLDTLKPLFKERFIIAKTREPYLSFEIPVFTDRYPNGGPLGGIYTGLFYSKGPVFAAACDMPFLNPKVIQFLTEKLKGFDAVVLKTPDGLHPLHGVYSKGVLSRMETRLQTGEVKMMDFLGRIRTLEIGADEIKPLDPNLLSLVNVNTPEELNRFLEMGQHDIG
- a CDS encoding nitrite reductase (NAD(P)H) small subunit codes for the protein MERLIKVGNCQDIPQGEGRRYFLNGEAVGVFNLGNKIFAISNLCPHLGGPLSDGLILGEEVVCPLHYRKVNLKTGCVKNEYEKVRTYEVVLKNGEIYLKS
- a CDS encoding NAD(P)/FAD-dependent oxidoreductase, whose translation is MQIGSKPKLVVIGNGMAGIAVVENVLALKGDFDITVFGAEPYVNYNRILLSDILSGKIKPEETYLNSMEWYFKNHIHLHLNKKVTAIDPTAKTLQDDEGRVTPYDKLLIATGSHPFIPPVKGVEKRGVFAYRNMEDTEGMIEFSKQSRRVAVIGGGLLGLEAGRALVQRGLNVTIFHLVDRLMELQLDDEAGLILKKEIEHLGMTVHLNHSATEIIGNGTVEGVEFSNGKAYEADMVVISTGIRPNIELAKMAGIKTNRGIIVNDAMETSHPGVYAVGECVEHRGKTYGIVAPLYEQARVAANTLIGKPAQNYEGSVVATTLKVAGIDLVSMGNFMGTGPGCESLTYSDRGISLYKKIVLQGNRIVGAILLGDINDGGRLLQLVKNQTDVTLFRRTLLLGETTPGSQAQMVLGDNDTICGCMGVTKKTIVCAVKEYELTTREGVGEKTKACTSCKSCGPLVDQILQEVLGGEYVAVGKKQDFFCPCFILSRKELVSQIREMELRAPSEVLTRLGNGVGCAYCKPGLSYLLSEIWLERHKEERNARYINDRVHANIQKDGTFSVVPRIYGGVTSSSELRRIADVADKYEVPMVKLTGGQRIDLLGVKKDQLPLIWADLGMPSGHAYAKAIRTVKTCVGTEFCRFGVQDSTSLGIEMEKLFEGLYTPHKVKMAVSGCPRNCAESYVKDIGIVAIQTGWEIYVGGAAGMTVRKGDLLIAVKTGEEAIRAATLFLQYYREEGNYLERTYDFAIRVGIEKIRQELFDSESPRPSELLEHFRLSKEAVVDPWKTESQRPVHPYQFKELVSGGKTD